GAGTGTCTGCAGATGTGTCTAAGCCCCATAAAGATACTCTTTCCCATATCATCGAACTTGTTCTCAGAAGCAATGAGGAAAGAGGCCGACGTGAAATGAAACTGGTAGTACTGAGGCTTCTTAGGGAGAACCAGAGTGTATCAAGCAATGCGAGTGCAGCTGACATTTGCAATGAAATTATTTACTCTTCTTGTAGAAGCTGTTTGACCTCGCTATTGTTTCTGTTCCAGCAAGCTGCTGAAACAGATTTTACTGACAGATCAGTGGACAGGAAAGAACCAGTGCTGAAGCAAATTACTCTAGAGGCCGACAATCTCTCGTGGTTGCTTGAAATATTAGCTGACAGGCAAGTGGCCGATGAATTTGCAGTTATGTGGTCGAAGCATCAGGAACTAGCAGCCCTCCATGCAAAGTTGCCTATTGTATCTCGCTATCATATTAGCTGCATAACAGCTAGGTTATTTGTTGGGATTGGCAAAGGAGAGCTGTTACCAGCAAAGGATACCCGTAAATTGTTGTTACATACATGGTTAGAGCCATTGATCAATGATTATAGCTGGTTAAAACACGGTTGTGGGTCATTTGATCGAAAGGTTGTGGAGGAAGGAATTGGTCGGACGATCCTCACTCTCCCACTGGAGGATCAGCAAAGCATTTTGCTGACTTGGTTAGGCAGTTTTCTGAAGGTTGGGGATAGTTGCCCAAACCTCCAAAGAGCGTTCGAGGTTTGGTGGCGTCGGACGTTCGTTCGACCTTACATTGAGACACAAGGAAGCATTCACTCGCAAGATTGCTCAATCACACCCCAGTTGGGGCCTTGAGGATATGCCACTGCCACCATACTTGTGGAATGAAGCAAAGAAATGTAATGCTGAAGCATTTGCATTTCTCAGTGAGGAAAAGATGAACAAAACTGACCATTTGTTGGGCAATGTAGGTAGCTGCTGAGTTCATTGCTTAGTTGTGGTTTATGATGAATGAATTTTGAGGTCGGTCGAGAACGTTGTCGATGAAGTGAATTGCTCTGTTGTGAGTTAAATTTGTATGTAGTGTAGTATAAGCTGGCTGTGCATTTATACTCTGAATGCACCTTTTATTGAAGTAAAAATCAAAGTGTTGTCTGCTTTTGCTTTTGCTTCTTTAAGGGAGGTTATGCTATTGAAATTTACTTTGTAAAACCAAGATAGAGGTATTTGGGTTTGTTTTCTGTATATTTCTTCTTTATAACTGTGGTATAGAGCTGGTTAATTTaggtctcgtttgataaccaCTTAACtctcatttggtaatcattttaattttggtttttatttttttttaaaaattaagtatatgaacactactttcacttccaaatttctcTTTTTGTAATCTACGTTTTAttctagtttaaaaaaccaagccaaattttaagaaataaaaaaaatagctttcaaaaagttgtttttgtttttggttgctaagaatttaaccattgtacGTAAGAGATATgcaaattattacaaaaagcATGGATGGAATAGACTtaatctaaaaaaacaaaaacaaaaaaaatcaaattgttactGAATGGAgccttaatttttgtttttgaaaat
The nucleotide sequence above comes from Benincasa hispida cultivar B227 chromosome 3, ASM972705v1, whole genome shotgun sequence. Encoded proteins:
- the LOC120073152 gene encoding BTB/POZ domain-containing protein At3g50780; protein product: MAEIRLARLEQGQTKIKNVPIAVTPEGFWCCPSPVVFQKTLKSQNPLNKPKPASPPSKIPVEKKLTPVTDRKPALSRSRSAAVSDDDRKGNADTSGSGYSAPEVVHRTSRPKVENMPRKIAIEFGEPGTSNIKVVLLGKQGFSVKLSVHRNVLMDNSTFFANKLSDQEGPSMEIGDCEDVEIYVETVGLMYCKEMKQWLMKQNVSRVLRILKVAEFLGFKSCMQSCLEYLEAAPWVGDEEEEKVVTSILRLQSEGIGVSPVLKRVSADVSKPHKDTLSHIIELVLRSNEERGRREMKLVVLRLLRENQSVSSNASAADICNEIIYSSCRSCLTSLLFLFQQAAETDFTDRSVDRKEPVLKQITLEADNLSWLLEILADRQVADEFAVMWSKHQELAALHAKLPIVSRYHISCITARLFVGIGKGELLPAKDTRKLLLHTWLEPLINDYSWLKHGCGSFDRKVVEEGIGRTILTLPLEDQQSILLTWLGSFLKVGDSCPNLQRAFEVWWRRTFVRPYIETQGSIHSQDCSITPQLGP